The Streptococcus respiraculi sequence AATCGAGATTTTCTATCGCAATCCCAAGGGTATTACCCTGACACGAGACGGTATGGAGTTTCTCTCCTATGCTCGTCAGGTGGTCGAACAGACCGAACTCTTAGAAGAACGCTATAAAAATCCCGGTGCCAAGCGCCAGCTTTTTAGTGTGTCTTCTCAGCACTACGCCTTTGTCGTCAACGCCTTTGTTTCCCTCCTCAAAGAGACTGACATGGAAGATTACGAGCTTTTCTTGCGGGAAACACGGACCTGGGAAATTATCGACGACGTCAAAAATTTCCGCTCTGAAATCGGCGTCCTCTTTCTCAACAGCTTTAACCGAGATGTCCTGCTTAAGATGCTCGATGACCATCGTTTGAGTCACACCCATCTCTTTACTGCACGCCCCCATGTCTTTGTCAGCAAGACCAATCCTCTAGCCAAAAAGTCGCTGATTACCCTAGAAGACTTGACAGATTTTCCATATCTAAGCTATGAGCAAGGGATTCACAATTCCTTCTACTTCTCAGAAGAAATTCTTTCACAAGAGCACCACAAAAAATCCATTGTCGTGTCTGACCGTGCCACCCTCTTTAATCTCCTAATCGGTCTCAACGGCTACACGATTGCAACAGGGATTTTAAATTCCAATCTAAACGGTGATAACATCGTCTCCATTCCGCTTGATTACGACGACGAGATTGAATTGGTCTATATTCAGCACGAAAAAACCATTCTCTCTGAAATGGGAGAAAAATTCATCAACTACCTCCTTGATGAGGTCAAATTCGATACACACTGACGATTTTTTAACATAATGAAAGCGTACCGCAAGAAAAGGTGAAAATAATTCATCTATTCTTTCGGAAAACGCTTCCATTATGTTTTTATTTATGCTATAATAAGTCTATCATATATATAAGGAGTGATCTATTTTGGCACAAAATAAATTATTAGCAATGATTCTTGCTGGCGGACGTGGAACACGCTTGGAAGGGTTGACCAAAAAGGTTGCAAAACCTGCTGTTGCATTTGGTGGAAAGTACCGTATTATTGACTTCCCACTCAGTAACTGTGCAAACTCAGGGA is a genomic window containing:
- a CDS encoding LysR family transcriptional regulator gives rise to the protein MRIQQLHYIIKIAETGSMNEAAKQLFITQPSLSNAVRDLEREMGIEIFYRNPKGITLTRDGMEFLSYARQVVEQTELLEERYKNPGAKRQLFSVSSQHYAFVVNAFVSLLKETDMEDYELFLRETRTWEIIDDVKNFRSEIGVLFLNSFNRDVLLKMLDDHRLSHTHLFTARPHVFVSKTNPLAKKSLITLEDLTDFPYLSYEQGIHNSFYFSEEILSQEHHKKSIVVSDRATLFNLLIGLNGYTIATGILNSNLNGDNIVSIPLDYDDEIELVYIQHEKTILSEMGEKFINYLLDEVKFDTH